The genomic region CATTACGTGCGGCCCGGCTCGGCGCTGGACGAGGAGGCGCTGGAGCGCGGCAACTCGGCATACTTCCCGGATCGTGTCGTCCCCATGCTGCCCGAGGCGCTCTCGGCCGATCTGTGCTCGCTGATGCCGGAGGTCGACAGGCCCTGCCTCGCCGTCCACATCTGGATCGACGAAAACGGCCGCAAGCGCCGCCACCGCTTCGTGCGCGCGGTGATGCGCTCGGCGGCGAATCTCGCCTACGAGCAGGTGGAGGCGGCGGTGGTGGAGGGCCGCCCCGGCATCGTCGACGACGCGTTTCGCGCGCGCGTGCTGCGCCCCCTCTACGAGGCGCACCGCGCGCTCGCCCAGGAGCGCCGGCGGCGCGGCGCGCTCGAGATCGAGTCGGACGAGCGCGAGATCCTCCTCGGCGAGGACGGCCGGGTGGCCGACGTGCGCCCGCGCCCGAGGCTTCTCGCCCATCGCGTGATCGAGGACATGATGATCGCGGCCAATGTCGCGGCCGCCGAGGAGCTCGAGCGCCACGCGCTCCCCCTGATCTACCGCGTGCACGAGCCGCCGGCGCCCGAAAAGGTGGAGGCGCTGCGCGAATTCCTCGAGTCGCTCGACTACCGCTGGCCGCGCGCGGGCACGATCACGCCGCGCATGTTCAACCGCGTGCTCCGGCATTTCCGCGGCACGCCCCATGAGCGGCTGGTGAACGAGGTGGTGCTGCGCACCCAGATGCAGGCGCGCTACGACCCCGAGAACCGGGGGCACTTCGGCCTCGCGCTCAGACGCTATGCCCACTTCACATCGCCCATCCGGCGCTACGCGGACCTCGTGATCCACCGCGGCCTTCTGCATGCCCTGGGCTTCAGGGATGCTGGGTTCGAAAAGATGCCGCTTTCCCGGCTCGACGAGATCGCGGCCCACATCTCGTCCACCGAGCGCATCGCCGAGGCGGCCGAGCGCGACAGCATCGACCGGTATCTGGCCGCCTATCTCGAGGGCCGCGTGGGCGCGGTGCTGCGCGGCGTCATCACCGGGGTCACCCGCTTCGGCCTGTTCGTGACGCTGGAGCCGTCTGGCGGCACCGGGCTCATCCCGATCTCCGAGCTCGGCGCGGACTGGTACGCCTTCGACGAGAAGCGCCACCTGCTCGAAGGCCGCCGGCACGGGCGGGTGTTCCGGCTCGGCGACCGCGTGCGGGTCCGCCTGATCGAGACCGAGCCCATCACGGGCGCCATCCGGCTTGCCCTCGTCGAGACGGAAGCGGGCGAGGAGACGGAGACCGGCCGCCGGCGCGGCCGCCGCCCGGCGGCGGACGGGCGCAACCGGCGCGCGCCGCGGCGACGCCGGAAAACCACATGAGGATGTGTGAAAATTCACCGGAATTGACAGGCCGACCGCCCGCACGATAGCTGTCTCGATGCGGGTGCCGCATCCCGCCCGGTCGAATTGATTTTGAAATGCATACTCGGGACGGAATTTTCATGGAAAGACGCCGACATGTTCTATGCTGACGAACGCCTCGCCGTATTCATCGATGGCGCCAATCTCTACATGACCGCCCGCAGCCTGGGTCTCGAGATCGACTACCGCAAGCTGAAGGAATATTTCGCCGAGAGGGGTCGGCTGCTGCGCGCCTTCTATTACACCGCCATCGCCGACGATCAGGAATACTCGCCCATCCGGCCGCTCGTCGACTGGCTCGACTACAACGGCTACATGGTGGTGACGAAGCCGCTCAAGGAGTTCACGGACGAGAGCGGCCGGCGGCGGGTGAAGGGCAACATGGATGTGGAGATCGCGGTCGACATGCTGAACACGGCCGAGCATGTGGACCACATGGTGCTGTTTTCCGGCGACGGGGATTTCCGGCGCGTGATCGAGTCGGTGCAGCGGCGCGGCGTGCGGGTCACCGTGATCTCGTCCACCGCCACCCAGCCGTCGATGATCGCGGACGAACTTCGGCGTCAGGCCGATCACTTCGTGGATCTGACGGAGCTCGAGGATGCGTTCCTGCGCCCGCGCCGCCCGGCACGCGCCGATGATGCGGCGGAGCCGGGGCCCGATATGCCTTCCCTGGAGGAGGGCGAGGACGCCCCGGACCGGGAGGCCGGGGACGACGGCGGGGGCTGAGGACGTGTGCGGCCGGACGGGCCCGCGCCTTCGTGCCGAGGAAGAAGAACGAAACGACAAGGGGCTGCAGGGAGGATGGAATTGGACAGCAGCGCAACGGCCGAGCCCGCGGTGACGGGAGCGGATTCCGCACCGAGCGAACCCGGCGCCCGTCCCGAGCCTCCGCGAGACTGCGGCCGCTGCCCCCGGCTTGCCGCCTCCCGGCATGAGAACCGGCGCCGGTTTCCGGACTTCTTCAACGGCGCGGTGCCGAGTTTCGGGGACGAGCGGGCGCGCCTGCTCATCGTCGGTCTCGCGCCGGGCCTGAAGGGCGCCAACCGCACCGGCCGGCCGTTCACCGGAGACGCCGCCGGACGCGTGCTCTATGGCGCGCTCATCGCCCTCGGGCTCGCCGAGGGGCGCTATGACGAGGACGGCGAGGACGACCTCCGGCTCAAAGGCGTCATGATCACCAATGCCGTGCGCTGCGTCCCGCCGGAAAACCGCCCGACATCCGCTGAAATCCGCCGCTGCAACCCGTACTTGCGCGCACGCATCGCCGCCCTGCCGGATCTCGCCGCGGTGCTCGCGCTGGGCCGCATCGCCCATGACGCGGTGCTGCGCGCCCTGGGCCGGCCGCTTCGCGCCCATCCCTTCGCCCACGGCGCCGGCCACCGGCTGGACGGCCTCGCCTTGTTCGACTGCTACCACTGCTCGCGCTACAACATGAACACGGGGCGGCTTGACGAGGCGGGCTTCCGCCGCGTCCTTGCCGCCGCGAAGGCCGCGGCCTTCGCCGGCGACGGGGGGTGATGCGGAAGAGGCGGAAGAGGCTGTCACGCGCCGGACGCAGCCGAAATCGTCATCCACGGGCTTGACCGGCGGATCCAGCGGAAGAGCGGGCCGCTCACCGGCGTCGGTAAGTCCCACCACCGGCCGGATTCGCCACTTTTGCGGCACATGACAAGAAAAGAGCGTCACCCCTGGGCTCCACCAGCGGGTCCAACTCCCCTTCGTCATCCGCCGACTTGATCGGCGGATCCAGCCGGTAGCGAGGCCGGCGCCCGGCCTCGGAGCTGCTGCCGCCGCCTCATGGGTTCGCCGGTCAAGCCGGCGAACGACGCGTCCGGGAGCGCGTCATCCGCCATTGCGCACTCACATTTGTCACCCGCAGGCGCACAGCTTCAGGCATCATCTGCCGGGGCTCTCTTCGCTCGTCATCCGCCGGCTCGACCGGCGGATCCAGCGGATGACCGGGCCGCTCACCGGCACCGGGGATGCGCTGCCGGCGGCTGGATCCGCCGCTTTCGCGGCGCATGACGAAAGGAAAGAACCTGACCCGCCGACTTGACCGGCTGTTCCGGCTTTCCTTTTCCTCGTCACCCGCCGGCTCGACCGGCGGGTCCACCGGGCGGCGGTGGCATCGCCCGGCATTCGTGACGTGGTCACCGCCTCATGGGTTCGCCGGTCAAGCGGACGAACGACGCGGGAAGGAAACCTCACCCGCCGGCTTGACCGGCTGGTCCAGGCGGCGGCGGGGCCGGCGGCCGGCCGCCGATCACGGATGGCCGCAGACAGACAGACGCGGGCCGGCTAGAAATTCGCCTCCAGCACCCGGTCGGGCGGGGCGTGGCCGTCGACGAAGGTCTTGATGTTGATGATCACCTTCTCGCCCATGTCGATGCGCGCCTCTTCGGTGGCGGAGCCCATGTGGGGCAGGAGCACGACATTGGGCAGCGCGAGCAGCCGCGGGTCCACCCGCGGCTCGCCCTCGAAGACGTCGAGGCCGGCACCGCCGAGGCGGCCTTCCTCCAGCAGCCGGATCAGCGCCTGCTCGTCGACGATTTCGCCGCGCGCGGTGTTGATGACGACGGCGTGACGCGGGAGCTGGCGCAGCCGGCGCTCGGAGAGCAGATGATAGGTCGCCGGCGTGTGGGGGCAGTGGATGGACAGCACGTCGACGCGCGGCAGCATCTGCTCGAGCTGCTCGAAGTAGCGGGCCTCGAGCTCCGCCTCCACCTCCGCCGGCAGGCGGTGGCGGTTGTGGTAGAGGATGCGCATGCCGGCCGCCCGCGCCCGGCGCGCCAGCGCGCGGCCGATGCGGCCCATGCCGACGATCCCGAGTTGGCGGCCCTTGAGCCGCGCCCCAAGCAGGCCCGTGGGCGCCCAGCCCTGCCAGCGGCCCTGGCGCAGCATCCGCTCGCCCTCGGCAAGCCGCCGCAGCGTCATCAGGATGAGCGCGAAGGCGACATCGGCCGTGTCCTCGGTGAGCACGCCCGGGGTGTTCGTCACCGTGATCCCGCGCGCGCGGGCGGTGGCAAGGTCGATGTGGTCGACGCCGTTGCCGAAATTGGCGATGAGCCTGAGCTGCGGCCCGGCGGCGGCGAGCACGCCCTTGTCGATCCGGTCCGTGACCGTCGGCACCAGCACCTCCGCCTCCGCCACCGCCGCGCGCAGCTCGGCCTGGGTGAAGGGATGGTCGTCCGGATTGAGACGGGCGTCGAACAGCTCCGCCATCCGGCGCTCCACCACCGCCGGCAGCCGCCGGGTCACGATCACCTTCGGCCTCGGCTGAGCATTCATGGCCCGCACACCCTTTCGCGCGTGAAACCGGCGGCGCGACGTCCGCCGCCCCTTGCGCAGCTAGCAGAGGCCGCAGGCCAAGGCAAACCCCGCAAGCAGGGGGAGGGCGCAGCCCGGGCGCCGGTTGCGGCGCCGCCGCCGATCGCCTAGAGCTGCGCGAGGAGGTTCAGGCATGGCGACGACGGACGGCAGGCTTCCCGCCCCGCCCTGGTACCGGCGCAGCCCCAGGGCCGCGCTCACCGCACTGATCGCGGCGGCCGTGCTCGCACTCGGTGCAGGACTGTGGTGGTGGGCGGGCGATGGGCGCGAGAGGCCCGCGGTGGTGGACGACCGGCCGGTGGCACCCAGCGGCCTGCCGCTGCCGCGCTTCGTCTCCATCAGCGCCTCGCGGGCCAATCTGCGCAGCGGGCCCGGGCGCGAGTATCCGGTGCGCTGGGTCTACGTGCGCCGCCACTGGCCGCTCAAGGTGGTGCAGGAATACGGCGTCTGGCGCAAGGTCGAGGACATCGACGGCACCACCGGCTGGATGCACGCGGCCCTGCTCTCGGGGCGGCGCACCGGCGTCATCCGCGGACCCGGCCCGGTGCCGCTCACCGCACGCCCGCGGGCGGACGCACCGGTGCTCTACGCGGCCGAGCCCGGGGTGCTGGTGCGGATTCTTTCCTGCGGGAAACAGTGGTGCCGCGTGCGCATCGCCGGCGGCAAGGCCTGGGTGCGCAAGGAGCGGCTGTGGGGCGTGCTCGCCCGGGAGATCATCGACTGACGCGCAGGCCTAGCGCGGCATGAGGTCCGGGTGGAGCCGGTAGCGCACCACGCCCTGGGCGCCGCGCGAGACGATCAGCGCGCCGACCGAGGCCAGACGGTTCAGGGTGTTGTAGACGGTGGCCAGCGCCAGCGGCACGCCGCTTTCCTTCGCCCGCGCCCTGAGCGCCGAGGCCGAAAGCGCATCGCCATCCGCACCCTCGCGAATCAGCAGATGCAGCAGCCACAGCCGCGCGCGGGTCGAGCGCAGGCCCAGCTTCTGGAGGAGGTCGGCCGCCTGCGAGAAGGTCGGCGATGTCGCCATGATGTCCAGTCCTTCCATCTGCGGATCATCCGATCGTCTCTCGGTCATGGCGCCCCTTGTCCTCCCTTGACACGTGCCGAAGCGATTCGCCGACCGATATGTGACATTTTTTTTCCGCCGGCGTCTAGTAGCCGGTGAGAATGCGCTCGACGAGCTCCTTCACGCTCGGGATGTAGCCGTTCGAGTAGAAGGGATCCTCGGCGAACCGGAAGGCGTTGTGCCCGGCGAAGACGAGATTGTCCTCCACCGAACCGCCGTGGGCGACGTCCTGGAGCGTCTTCTGGATGCAGAAGGAGCGCGGATCCGCCTTGGGCGGGGCGAACCGCTCCGGATCCTCCACCCAGCCCGAGAACTCGCAGCGCGACAGGCAGCCCATGCATGCGCGCTGGTCGCGGCGGATCTGCTCGGCCTCCTCGCGGCTGACGAAGACCAGCGTGTTGGCCGGCGTCTTGAGCGCGATCGCGTGGCCGTCGGCCATCCAGGCCCGCGCCCGCGCGGCATCGGCGGCGGTGACGTAGAACTGCCGCTTCGAGCCGTCGGTGAGCAGGGTGTCGTGTTCGCCGGCCGGCACCAGCGAATAGGCGATCTGACGGGACGAGCGGTCGATGAGGCGCTTGAGGAAGCGGTTGACGATGGCCGAGGAATAGAAACCCGTCGGCGAAAACCGGTGCAGCAGGACATCGCCGGGTTTGAGGGTGAGCAGCTTCTCCTTCCAGGCCTGCGGGATCGGGCTTTCGCGGGTGAGCAGCGGCCGGGTGCCGAACTGGAAGGCGATCGGGCCGAGCTCGGGATTGTCGATCCAGTCCTCCCACTCGCTCAGCCACCACACGCCGCCGGCCATGACGATGGGGACCTCGCCGAGGCCCGCCTCGCGCATCGTCTCGCGCAGGGCCTTCACGCGCGGATAGGGATCCTCCGGCTTTTCCGGATCCTCCGCGTTCGACAGGCCGTTGTGGCCGCCGGCGCGCCACGGGTCCTCGTAGACGACGGCGCCCAGATATTCCGCGAACTTGTGGTAGGCGCGCTTCCACAGGGCCCGGAAGGCCCGCGCGGAAGAGACGATGGGATAGTAGTAGACGCCGTAGCGCGCGCAGATCTCCGCCAGGCGATACGGCATGCCGGCCCCGCAGGTCACCCCGTGGATCAGATCGCGCACCTTCTCCAGCACGCCTTCCAGCACCCGCTGGGCGCCGCCCATCTCCCAGAGGATGTTGATGTTGAGCGCGCCGAGGCCGCGGGAGAGCTCGTAGGCCTTCTTCACCTGGGCGATGCCGCCGGCGATGGCGTAGCGGATGAGCTCCTCGTGGCGCTCGCGGCGGCTGCGGCCGTGGTAGACCTGCGGGATCACCCGGCCCTGCGCATCATAGGAATCGGCGTTGACCGCCGAGACCGTGCCGATCCCGCCCATCGCGGCCCAGGGGCCCGAGGAGGCGCCGGAGGTGACCGAGATCCCCTTGCCGCCCTCGATGAGCGGCAGCAGCTCGCGCCCGCCGATCCTGATGGCGTTCAGGGCCTTCATCGCCGCATCCGCAACCCGGTCCGACCCGGACGCCGCCGTCGCGGTGTCCGCCTGCGGGTCTGATATAAGCCTTCGCGCGCGGAAAAACCACCGACTTTGGTGTAATTGGGGGACGCGCATGGCGAAGCGCACACCGGCGCCACCGGCCGGGGGTACGAAAAAGTCCGCCGCAGCCTGCGGCGGACTCTCGTGTGCGCGCGCGGCCGCGCTCGGCCGCGGGCGTCCGCTCAGCGGCGGCCGCGCCCGCCTGCCGGCGCCCGGCGCGGACCGCGCTCGGGGCGCTGGCGCGGCTCGACCGCCCGTTCCTCGCCGGTCTCCTGGTCCACGGCGCGCATGGACAGCCGCACCTTGCCGCGGTCGTCGATCTCGAGCACCTTGACCTTGACGATGTCGCCCTCCTTGACGACGTCGGAGACCTTGTCCACCCGATGGTCGGCGAGCTCGGAGATGTGCACCAGCCCGTCGCGCGAGCCCATGAAGTTGACGAAGGCGCCGAACTCCATCAGCCGCACGACCTTGCCGGTGTAGATCTTGCCCACCTCGGGTTCGGCGACGATCTCCTCGATCATCTCGCGCGCCTTGGCGATGGCGGCCGGATCGGGGCTGGCGATGCGGATCGTGCCGTCGTCCTCGATGTCGACCTTCGCCCCCGAGACCTCGACGATCTCGCGGATCACCTTGCCGCCGGTGCCGATCACCTCGCGGATCTTGTCCTTCGGGATCACCATGGTCTCGATGCGCGGCGCATGCTTGGACAGCTCGGGCCGCGCATGGCCGAGGGCGCGGGTCATGATCGAGAGGATGTGCATGCGGCCGGCGCGCGCCTGATCGAGCGCCTTGCGCATGATCTCCGCGGTGATGCCGGCGATCTTGATGTCCATCTGCAGCGAGGTGACCCCGCGCTCGGTGCCGGCGACCTTGAAGTCCATGTCGCCCAGATGGTCCTCGTCGCCGAGGATGTCGGAGAGCACGGCGAAGCGCTCGCCCTCCTTGATCAGCCCCATGGCGATGCCGGAGACGGGGCGCGCGATCGGCACGCCCGCATCCATGAGCGCGAGCGAGGCGCCGCACACCGTGGCCATGGAGGAGGAGCCGTTGGACTCCGTGATCTCCGAGACCACGCGCACGGTGTAGGGGAAGTCCTCCTTCTTCGGCATCACCGGATGGATGGCCCGCCAGGCGAGCTTGCCGTGGCCGATCTCGCGCCGGCCGGTGAAGCCGATGCGGCCCACCTCGCCCACCGAGTAGGGCGGGAAATTGTAGTGAAGCAGGAAGTGCTCGCGGAAGGAGCCGATGAGGGCGTCGATGATCTGCTCGTCCTCGCCGGTGCCCAGCGTCGCCACGCACAGCGCCTGGGTCTCGCCGCGGGTGAACAGCGCCGAGCCGTGCGCGCGCGGCAGCACCGCGACCTCGGCGT from Rhodothalassiaceae bacterium harbors:
- a CDS encoding 2-nitropropane dioxygenase, whose protein sequence is MKALNAIRIGGRELLPLIEGGKGISVTSGASSGPWAAMGGIGTVSAVNADSYDAQGRVIPQVYHGRSRRERHEELIRYAIAGGIAQVKKAYELSRGLGALNINILWEMGGAQRVLEGVLEKVRDLIHGVTCGAGMPYRLAEICARYGVYYYPIVSSARAFRALWKRAYHKFAEYLGAVVYEDPWRAGGHNGLSNAEDPEKPEDPYPRVKALRETMREAGLGEVPIVMAGGVWWLSEWEDWIDNPELGPIAFQFGTRPLLTRESPIPQAWKEKLLTLKPGDVLLHRFSPTGFYSSAIVNRFLKRLIDRSSRQIAYSLVPAGEHDTLLTDGSKRQFYVTAADAARARAWMADGHAIALKTPANTLVFVSREEAEQIRRDQRACMGCLSRCEFSGWVEDPERFAPPKADPRSFCIQKTLQDVAHGGSVEDNLVFAGHNAFRFAEDPFYSNGYIPSVKELVERILTGY
- a CDS encoding D-glycerate dehydrogenase, whose amino-acid sequence is MIVTRRLPAVVERRMAELFDARLNPDDHPFTQAELRAAVAEAEVLVPTVTDRIDKGVLAAAGPQLRLIANFGNGVDHIDLATARARGITVTNTPGVLTEDTADVAFALILMTLRRLAEGERMLRQGRWQGWAPTGLLGARLKGRQLGIVGMGRIGRALARRARAAGMRILYHNRHRLPAEVEAELEARYFEQLEQMLPRVDVLSIHCPHTPATYHLLSERRLRQLPRHAVVINTARGEIVDEQALIRLLEEGRLGGAGLDVFEGEPRVDPRLLALPNVVLLPHMGSATEEARIDMGEKVIINIKTFVDGHAPPDRVLEANF
- the rnr gene encoding ribonuclease R, whose protein sequence is MTGSRAGRKESRSGARKAATPRKAKRAGALPTREELLGYLETAEGKVTKREIARAFRLKGAARVQLKGLLKELEEEGVIARDEGRALRLAHRLPHVMVVEVTGIDELGDLAARPVHWERPEPPPPIHLAPPKGRAGPAVGVGERVLVRLQPAEGEPGYVGRIVKVLEGAPKTVLGVFHGGELGGRVVSVERKQRTEFAVLPEDTGGARDGELVLAEVLPQRRGRHYGLKRVRIRERYGDVSDPRHISLIAIHQYGLRTAFPPAVLKEAGRARPFTLEGREDLRDIPLITIDPADARDHDDAVFAEPDPEHPGGWHLIVAIADVAHYVRPGSALDEEALERGNSAYFPDRVVPMLPEALSADLCSLMPEVDRPCLAVHIWIDENGRKRRHRFVRAVMRSAANLAYEQVEAAVVEGRPGIVDDAFRARVLRPLYEAHRALAQERRRRGALEIESDEREILLGEDGRVADVRPRPRLLAHRVIEDMMIAANVAAAEELERHALPLIYRVHEPPAPEKVEALREFLESLDYRWPRAGTITPRMFNRVLRHFRGTPHERLVNEVVLRTQMQARYDPENRGHFGLALRRYAHFTSPIRRYADLVIHRGLLHALGFRDAGFEKMPLSRLDEIAAHISSTERIAEAAERDSIDRYLAAYLEGRVGAVLRGVITGVTRFGLFVTLEPSGGTGLIPISELGADWYAFDEKRHLLEGRRHGRVFRLGDRVRVRLIETEPITGAIRLALVETEAGEETETGRRRGRRPAADGRNRRAPRRRRKTT
- the pnp gene encoding polyribonucleotide nucleotidyltransferase; protein product: MFTITRKEIDWGGRKLVLETGRMARQADGAVLATYGETAVLCVATAAREPNPNVDFFPLTVNYIERAYAAGKIPGGFFKREGRPSENETLVSRLIDRPIRPLFHEDFRNETQVVCTVLSHDMENNPDIVAMIGASAALTLSGIPFLGPIGAARVGYRDGRYVLNPTADELESSALDLVVAGTHDAVLMVESEAKELSEDEMLGAVLFGHEQMQPVIRMIIELAEEAAKDPWEVPERPDLSGLEARIRELAEAPLREAYGIIVKQERRQRLDAIKQEVKARLADEVDEARAPYVDVLLKKLEKDIVRGQILDTGRRIDGRGLADVRPVDAEVAVLPRAHGSALFTRGETQALCVATLGTGEDEQIIDALIGSFREHFLLHYNFPPYSVGEVGRIGFTGRREIGHGKLAWRAIHPVMPKKEDFPYTVRVVSEITESNGSSSMATVCGASLALMDAGVPIARPVSGIAMGLIKEGERFAVLSDILGDEDHLGDMDFKVAGTERGVTSLQMDIKIAGITAEIMRKALDQARAGRMHILSIMTRALGHARPELSKHAPRIETMVIPKDKIREVIGTGGKVIREIVEVSGAKVDIEDDGTIRIASPDPAAIAKAREMIEEIVAEPEVGKIYTGKVVRLMEFGAFVNFMGSRDGLVHISELADHRVDKVSDVVKEGDIVKVKVLEIDDRGKVRLSMRAVDQETGEERAVEPRQRPERGPRRAPAGGRGRR
- a CDS encoding uracil-DNA glycosylase, with the protein product MDSSATAEPAVTGADSAPSEPGARPEPPRDCGRCPRLAASRHENRRRFPDFFNGAVPSFGDERARLLIVGLAPGLKGANRTGRPFTGDAAGRVLYGALIALGLAEGRYDEDGEDDLRLKGVMITNAVRCVPPENRPTSAEIRRCNPYLRARIAALPDLAAVLALGRIAHDAVLRALGRPLRAHPFAHGAGHRLDGLALFDCYHCSRYNMNTGRLDEAGFRRVLAAAKAAAFAGDGG
- a CDS encoding NYN domain-containing protein; its protein translation is MFYADERLAVFIDGANLYMTARSLGLEIDYRKLKEYFAERGRLLRAFYYTAIADDQEYSPIRPLVDWLDYNGYMVVTKPLKEFTDESGRRRVKGNMDVEIAVDMLNTAEHVDHMVLFSGDGDFRRVIESVQRRGVRVTVISSTATQPSMIADELRRQADHFVDLTELEDAFLRPRRPARADDAAEPGPDMPSLEEGEDAPDREAGDDGGG